CTGAGAATTGGTCAGTGTATAGACATAAACAGGTCTACCATCGGGAAGATTTTCAAATAATTCCTTCTGCATGGTGTGATCCCCTTTCTGACTAAAACAGCTACTGACAAGAGCCATCACTAGTAAACAAACCATCGTGCTTCTGGATGTTCTCAAATTCATCATCCGTAGGTCCTCCAGTTGAGTTTTATTAACATTTAACCTGTGGATTCAGTCTTAATTTTGGATCCGCCCCCCCACAGTTTCTAATGACTAGGGGTATTTTCACGACGGGATCATCAGCTCCAGCTCTGGAGGACTCATCCAGGGTTTTGTGAGCTGTATCCCTTATCCCTACACTGATCCAATTATTCAGTCAATCGCGCGACGATGTCCGGGCGCTGATCCCATAAGTCGTTCTTCTCCCCGGGATCTTCCGCAAGGTTGTTAAGCTGACCGGGAGCGCCGGGCGTGGGGCCGTCGTCATAACCGGCCTCCTTGCTTCCTTCAATGAGTTTCCAGTCTCCCTGCCGGATGGCAAAGACGCCGCCGCCGGAGTGATGGATAATGTAGTCACGAATGGGTTGTTCTATCACTTCCCCTGGATTCAAGCAGTAAGTGCCTGTCTGTTCGGCAGACAGGCAACACGTGATGTTGCTCCGAAAAATACTTGCTGGGGTGTTTTGAAGCCAAGGCATTTTCTCGGACGGTTATTTAACCGGTTCATGGCCAGGTTAATTTCTTCTTCAGTGATGGATATGAAGTCTCTCTTGTTTGGGAAGTACTGTCGAATAAGGCCATTGGTTTGTTCATTCAATCCTCGTTCATAAACAGCATATGGATGAGCAAAGAAGAATCCCGAAGTTTCGGGACTCTTTTGCAAGCAGCTCGTGTTCGGCGAACTCTTTTCCGTTGTCCGAAGTCAGGGTATGAACCTGATCCTTAGGCGGATCCAGCAATTTCGTGACTGCGCTGGCGACCTCTCCCTTTGTTCTCCTTTCCACTTTGTAGATAAGAGACAAACGGGATTTACGTTCAGCGAGGGATACAATCGCCTGTTTATGACGTTTGCCAATCATGGTATCCACTTCCCAGTCTCCCAGTCTACTACGGGCATCTACAATCGAAGGCCGCTCATCAATACTGACCCTGTTCTTGATCTGCCCTCGACGATCGTTGGTCCCGAAGCTTCGGGATCTTTTTTTCCTTTCCCCGATAGATCGGGGTAAATGAAGGTACAGATCACCACCGTCTTGTTTATCATGGAGGATATATTAGGTAAATCCATCCCCGCCCTTGCGGGACAGAATAGTCCATCTCTTTTTTCATCCACCCATCCGCCAGCTGGCGGACTCCGGGCTCCCTGCCTGACCGGCAGGCAGGCAGTCTTTACCAATGAGCGTATCAATGAAAACCCAGGTGGCTCCATTCCCGTAGGGACTCCCTCTGCGAGCAATGCGCGGCTTGGATTTACACTGGCGGCGGGACAAAGCTAATCGATGGGCCTGTTGATACCGATAACACCGGCCACCACCCCGATTTAATCGGGGCAGTTCCCGGCTGATGGTGGACTTCCGCAGGATCTTGAGATATGAACCCCGATTTCTGCTGCAATTTGCGATTGATTATGGCCTGTTTTAAGCAAGGTATATCCACAGGATCCTTCGGATATTCCGTATCTTTGCTCCCGGGCGAGCTGGTAGTAGTGCTTCATAAGTGCTCCTCATTTTGCCATGATTAAGAAGCACGAAGCCTATCCGCCAACTGGCGGACCCTTCTATCAAAGCAGTTGAGTTGCCTGTCTACCTGACAGGCAGGCACTTACGAGTTGAATTCACGTCTACATCCTGCTTCGGTAGGTTGC
This window of the Candidatus Neomarinimicrobiota bacterium genome carries:
- a CDS encoding IS30 family transposase — protein: MLHDKQDGGDLYLHLPRSIGERKKRSRSFGTNDRRGQIKNRVSIDERPSIVDARSRLGDWEVDTMIGKRHKQAIVSLAERKSRLSLIYKVERRTKGEVASAVTKLLDPPKDQVHTLTSDNGKEFAEHELLAKESRNFGILLCSSICCL